The following coding sequences are from one Anguilla rostrata isolate EN2019 chromosome 16, ASM1855537v3, whole genome shotgun sequence window:
- the c16h11orf96 gene encoding uncharacterized protein C11orf96 homolog: protein MAVRQMESCGGLQVLPAHLLSAAMEEFPQQLPVPKCHARGRSRPRRAREARFKTQPVTFAEIAEVEEEGASPMEEERARRSFLQSLENLRRSTQTLHRPAAHAHAATPTQASLDSSDSDSQQ, encoded by the coding sequence ATGGCGGTGCGTCAGATGGAGTCCTGCGGCGGGCTCCAGGTGCTGCCGGCCCACCTGCTCTCCGCGGCGATGGAGGAGTTCCCCCAGCAGCTGCCCGTGCCCAAGTGCCACgcccgggggcggagccggcccCGCCGCGCGCGCGAGGCGCGCTTCAAGACGCAGCCCGTCACCTTCGCCGAGATCGccgaggtggaggaggagggcgctTCGCCCATGGAGGAGGAGCGGGCGCGCCGGTCCTTCCTGCAGTCCCTGGAGAACCTGCGCAGGAGCACGCAGACCCTGCACCGCCCCGCCGCCCACGCGCACGCCGCCACGCCCACCCAGGCCAGCCTGGACTCCAGCGACTCGGACTCGcagcagtga